The Rhodocytophaga rosea genome has a segment encoding these proteins:
- a CDS encoding helix-turn-helix domain-containing protein, with amino-acid sequence MNTNFYIPPSAHLQDVIHSIWQVEQITSFQTEYIIPKGVIEVIFNFSSGVPIPAQLQGKQYTLSQCFINGFNTAPVQLQLPEHHVFFGVVFQPMAIKKIFKTPASEFSDIAVDVTGLDPSFHSLWHQLAEQDHFNNRVAVLCQWMERKLFDWQPQEKLINQFLYASNQHDLPVKVLADTICYSPRHLSRKLVETTGMNTEEILLYKKYLHALHLMHHTNLSLTEISYQSHFSDQSHFIKSFKAYTHMTPGEYKQNKGLVKGHLYEDVR; translated from the coding sequence TTGAATACTAATTTTTACATACCACCATCAGCACATCTACAGGATGTAATTCATTCTATCTGGCAGGTGGAGCAGATTACTTCTTTTCAAACGGAATACATTATACCCAAAGGAGTTATAGAAGTTATTTTTAATTTTAGCAGCGGTGTTCCTATTCCTGCCCAACTACAGGGAAAGCAGTATACCTTATCCCAGTGCTTCATCAATGGCTTTAATACGGCACCTGTACAACTCCAACTCCCGGAGCATCATGTATTTTTTGGCGTAGTCTTTCAGCCCATGGCCATAAAGAAAATTTTCAAAACACCTGCCAGTGAGTTTTCAGATATTGCCGTGGATGTAACCGGGCTTGATCCAAGTTTTCATTCGCTCTGGCATCAGCTGGCAGAACAAGATCATTTTAACAACCGGGTTGCAGTTCTTTGCCAATGGATGGAAAGAAAACTATTTGACTGGCAGCCTCAGGAAAAGCTAATCAATCAGTTTTTGTATGCCTCTAACCAGCACGACTTACCAGTGAAGGTGCTTGCTGATACGATATGTTATTCTCCCAGACATTTGTCACGGAAACTCGTAGAGACCACTGGCATGAATACGGAAGAAATATTGCTGTATAAGAAGTACCTGCATGCCCTTCATCTGATGCATCACACCAATTTATCTCTCACCGAAATTTCCTATCAAAGTCATTTTTCCGATCAATCGCATTTTATCAAATCATTTAAAGCCTATACCCACATGACACCAGGAGAGTACAAGCAGAACAAAGGGTTGGTGAAAGGGCACCTCTACGAAGATGTCCGTTAA
- a CDS encoding DUF1772 domain-containing protein — MKKIFLFASISIASGLLFVNLYTSLVDARSWGGDIPNSIATAREYYKSVNPGDFFRIFSPLNQVIGLIVLILFWKASASIRLYLGAAFVLYVLGDLFTFAFFYPRNDIMFTTAQLTDVALLKKTWTEWDTMNWVRSLLVLAGLIFSFVSLHKIYAPQEKRQIQYS, encoded by the coding sequence ATGAAAAAGATTTTTTTATTTGCCTCTATCAGTATTGCCAGCGGATTGCTGTTTGTTAATTTGTACACTTCTTTGGTAGATGCCAGATCGTGGGGAGGCGATATTCCCAACTCCATCGCCACAGCCAGAGAATATTATAAATCAGTCAATCCGGGAGATTTTTTCAGGATATTTTCTCCCCTCAATCAGGTTATAGGGTTAATCGTGCTTATTCTCTTCTGGAAAGCTTCTGCCTCTATCCGTTTGTATCTGGGTGCAGCATTTGTCCTTTATGTATTGGGAGATTTATTTACGTTTGCCTTCTTTTATCCCCGCAATGATATTATGTTTACGACTGCCCAGCTAACCGATGTAGCCTTGCTCAAAAAAACATGGACTGAATGGGATACCATGAACTGGGTACGTTCCTTACTTGTATTAGCCGGGCTCATCTTCTCCTTTGTGTCTTTACATAAAATATATGCTCCTCAGGAGAAAAGGCAAATTCAGTATTCCTAA
- a CDS encoding gamma carbonic anhydrase family protein, protein MALIKPVRGIYPKLGQNCFLADNATVVGEVVMGDNCSVWFNAVVRGDVHSITIGNNTNIQDGAVIHCTYQKAPTVIGNEVSIAHNAVVHGCTIEDQVLIGMGAIVMDHAIIKTGSIIAAGAIVLQNTVVEAGSIYAGNPAKFIKKVSSEQIQLISRTANNYIFYKEWFKE, encoded by the coding sequence ATGGCGCTGATTAAGCCGGTAAGGGGAATTTATCCTAAACTAGGCCAGAATTGTTTTCTGGCAGATAATGCTACAGTAGTAGGTGAAGTAGTAATGGGCGATAATTGCAGTGTATGGTTTAATGCCGTTGTGCGTGGTGATGTACACTCGATCACGATTGGCAATAATACCAATATTCAGGATGGGGCGGTGATTCATTGTACCTATCAGAAAGCGCCTACTGTTATCGGAAATGAGGTTTCTATTGCTCACAATGCGGTTGTACATGGCTGCACCATCGAAGACCAAGTGCTGATCGGCATGGGGGCTATTGTAATGGATCATGCCATTATTAAAACGGGTTCTATTATTGCGGCTGGTGCTATTGTGCTACAGAATACGGTAGTAGAAGCTGGTAGTATTTATGCAGGCAATCCGGCAAAATTCATCAAAAAAGTAAGCTCCGAACAAATACAGCTCATCAGCCGGACAGCCAATAATTATATATTTTATAAAGAATGGTTTAAAGAATAA
- a CDS encoding YdcF family protein, translated as MIELLIRIYADVQPETSTDGVFLFGQTEDNEASVLHKSIELLKHSYTKQILIIDTQPISGHPGFDAWKQKLVRENIHEYAIKGVPLPETPIIHTLVEAEALMHFARQQRYTSLHITAAPFHQLRAFMTAITAALRIYPQIRLYSQPGSALPWLEKVHHSQGKTYGTRSELIAGELQRIEKYGDKGDLLSAEQVLAYLNKRDSKSE; from the coding sequence ATGATTGAATTGCTGATCCGTATCTATGCGGATGTTCAACCGGAAACGTCTACAGACGGTGTGTTTTTATTTGGGCAAACAGAGGATAATGAGGCTTCTGTGCTGCATAAGAGCATTGAATTACTTAAACATTCTTACACTAAACAAATTCTGATTATAGATACCCAGCCTATCAGCGGACATCCGGGATTCGATGCCTGGAAACAAAAGCTAGTGAGAGAAAATATACATGAATATGCGATCAAGGGTGTACCATTACCGGAAACTCCCATCATTCATACTTTAGTTGAAGCAGAGGCACTCATGCATTTTGCCCGGCAACAAAGATATACCAGTCTGCACATCACGGCTGCTCCATTTCACCAGTTACGTGCTTTTATGACTGCAATAACTGCCGCTTTAAGAATATATCCGCAAATCCGCTTGTACAGCCAGCCAGGGTCAGCTTTACCCTGGCTCGAAAAAGTGCATCATTCGCAAGGAAAAACCTATGGAACCCGTAGTGAACTCATTGCAGGTGAACTCCAGCGTATTGAAAAATATGGCGATAAAGGTGATCTGCTTTCCGCTGAGCAGGTACTAGCGTATTTAAATAAAAGAGACAGTAAAAGCGAATAA
- a CDS encoding lipocalin family protein encodes MKNLKPFSWLLLCILVSLLAACKGDDAKPKSKTEMISKNWKVRLVRVGNQVVYSNPAGSTPNSQNYDAYRLNFTSATAFTLIDINGNTTSGTWEFDENQNPKKITFSTGNPSEVNVETLSDESLIVTYTVTNPKTGSNEYRIELIPAQ; translated from the coding sequence ATGAAAAATTTGAAGCCTTTCTCCTGGCTACTTCTCTGCATTCTGGTTTCCCTGCTTGCTGCTTGTAAAGGCGATGATGCTAAACCGAAAAGTAAAACAGAAATGATTTCCAAGAACTGGAAGGTACGTCTGGTACGGGTGGGCAATCAGGTGGTATATTCTAATCCGGCCGGAAGTACGCCAAATTCACAGAATTACGATGCCTACCGATTAAATTTTACAAGTGCCACTGCTTTCACACTCATAGATATCAATGGAAATACTACTTCCGGCACCTGGGAATTTGATGAGAATCAAAATCCGAAAAAAATTACTTTCAGTACCGGAAATCCCAGTGAAGTAAATGTGGAAACGCTTTCAGATGAAAGCCTGATAGTTACCTATACAGTAACAAATCCAAAAACCGGCAGCAATGAGTACCGGATTGAACTAATTCCTGCACAGTAG
- a CDS encoding YtxH domain-containing protein — MAQDNQDQPSLLGFIAGLLAGAAAGVLLAPYAGKESRKLLANQADSLKKQVNDTLGLGILDLPAVKAKKKKKKNVVEDTGTGKKKKGKKGKKAKNKNN; from the coding sequence ATGGCGCAGGATAACCAGGATCAGCCTTCATTATTGGGATTTATAGCTGGCTTGCTGGCAGGTGCGGCAGCTGGCGTATTGCTGGCTCCCTATGCTGGAAAAGAAAGCCGGAAACTATTAGCCAATCAGGCAGATTCCCTAAAAAAACAAGTAAATGATACATTGGGATTGGGGATTTTAGATTTACCTGCAGTAAAAGCCAAAAAGAAAAAGAAGAAAAATGTTGTTGAAGATACCGGTACCGGGAAGAAAAAGAAGGGCAAAAAAGGAAAAAAAGCTAAAAACAAGAATAATTGA
- a CDS encoding tellurite resistance TerB family protein has translation MPEHRSIESVLDTQQKKLAFFQNLILVAAADGVLEDQESDFLLTIGNKLGLHPDEVMPIADNLSVLSFIIPTSGLQKTLELQTLVQMMMEDGEVHDREYVLCLEYAHRIGYTKEILDTMIDQFAQGDTNK, from the coding sequence ATGCCTGAACATAGATCCATTGAAAGTGTATTAGACACGCAACAGAAAAAACTGGCTTTTTTTCAGAATCTGATTTTAGTAGCCGCTGCCGATGGTGTATTAGAAGACCAGGAAAGCGATTTTCTGCTCACCATCGGGAATAAATTAGGCCTTCATCCGGATGAAGTAATGCCTATTGCCGACAACCTGAGTGTACTAAGTTTTATTATTCCGACCAGTGGCTTGCAAAAAACCCTGGAACTCCAGACACTGGTACAAATGATGATGGAAGATGGAGAAGTTCATGACCGTGAATATGTACTTTGCCTCGAATATGCACACCGGATTGGCTATACAAAAGAAATTCTTGATACAATGATTGACCAGTTTGCACAGGGTGATACCAATAAATAA
- a CDS encoding DNA polymerase ligase N-terminal domain-containing protein: MSLKNYFEKRDFTRTPEPQKGEKITGDTLHFVVQRHQASKLHYDFRLEMDGVLKSWVIPKGPSMNPKDKRLAVMVEDHPLEYRTFEGEIPEGNYGAGIVTIWDEGTYQVAPDNEEPSDEKTLLSQLKKGSLTFILKGKRLKGIFSLVKLQKGDPDSWLLIKKKDEEATEKAYNSEDFVKKAAIKTTRTRKTQKKPSAGKPDPSPKVLQWEQKRQQKKQKETGMKNQKTGIAKEWK; the protein is encoded by the coding sequence ATGAGCTTAAAAAACTATTTTGAAAAACGTGATTTCACCAGAACGCCCGAACCTCAGAAAGGTGAAAAAATTACCGGCGATACTTTGCACTTTGTAGTTCAACGTCACCAGGCTTCTAAATTGCATTATGATTTCAGGCTGGAGATGGATGGAGTGCTCAAAAGCTGGGTTATACCCAAAGGCCCTTCTATGAACCCGAAGGATAAGCGGCTGGCAGTAATGGTAGAAGATCATCCCCTGGAATACCGCACTTTTGAAGGAGAAATTCCGGAAGGCAACTATGGCGCAGGCATTGTTACCATATGGGATGAAGGAACTTATCAGGTAGCACCCGATAATGAAGAACCATCCGATGAAAAAACTTTGCTCTCACAGCTCAAAAAGGGAAGCCTGACATTTATATTGAAAGGAAAACGGCTCAAGGGTATTTTTTCTCTGGTAAAACTTCAGAAAGGCGATCCGGATTCCTGGCTGCTGATTAAGAAAAAGGATGAAGAAGCCACCGAAAAAGCCTATAATAGCGAAGATTTTGTAAAAAAAGCCGCCATTAAAACAACCCGGACCAGAAAAACTCAGAAAAAACCGTCTGCCGGTAAGCCCGATCCATCCCCCAAGGTCCTGCAATGGGAACAGAAGCGGCAGCAAAAGAAACAAAAGGAAACCGGTATGAAAAATCAAAAAACAGGCATAGCGAAGGAGTGGAAGTAG
- the ligD gene encoding non-homologous end-joining DNA ligase produces the protein MGTEAAAKETKGNRYEKSKNRHSEGVEVEIAGQTLNLSNLDKVYWPDEGYTKGDLINYYRQVARWMLPYLKDRPQSLHRHPNGIKEAGFYQRDIKSQLPDWIETVEIYSESTKRNLAHILCQDEATLTYLNNLGCIEIHPWNSRVQSLEKPDYAAIDLDPGENTYDQVVEVALEVKQVLDHAGVSCYCKTSGATGMHIFVPLGRQYTFDEAEIFARRVAELVHARLPELTSLERSPKQRRKQVYIDYLQNNIGQSLAAAYSVRPIPGATVSTPLLWSEVKKGLSPSDFNIHTVPERINQLGDIFGGVLGSGIDLEKCLEKLKSGS, from the coding sequence ATGGGAACAGAAGCGGCAGCAAAAGAAACAAAAGGAAACCGGTATGAAAAATCAAAAAACAGGCATAGCGAAGGAGTGGAAGTAGAAATAGCCGGACAAACCCTGAATTTAAGTAACCTGGATAAAGTTTACTGGCCAGACGAAGGCTATACGAAAGGTGATCTGATCAATTATTACAGGCAAGTAGCCAGATGGATGCTTCCTTACCTAAAAGACAGGCCACAATCACTGCACCGGCACCCAAATGGAATAAAAGAGGCAGGTTTTTACCAGCGTGATATCAAAAGCCAGCTGCCTGACTGGATCGAAACTGTTGAGATTTACTCCGAATCTACCAAACGTAACCTGGCACATATTCTCTGCCAGGACGAAGCCACATTAACCTATCTCAATAATCTGGGTTGTATTGAAATTCATCCCTGGAACTCGAGGGTACAATCACTGGAAAAACCCGATTATGCAGCTATAGATTTAGATCCCGGAGAAAATACCTATGACCAGGTAGTAGAAGTGGCCCTGGAAGTAAAACAGGTATTGGATCATGCCGGCGTTAGCTGCTATTGTAAAACCTCAGGTGCAACCGGTATGCACATTTTTGTTCCCCTGGGACGTCAGTATACTTTTGACGAAGCAGAAATATTTGCCAGACGAGTGGCTGAACTTGTACATGCCCGGCTCCCGGAATTAACCAGCCTGGAAAGAAGCCCCAAACAGCGCCGCAAACAGGTTTATATAGATTATCTGCAAAATAATATCGGACAATCGCTAGCGGCTGCTTACAGTGTACGGCCAATACCCGGAGCTACTGTCTCTACTCCCCTGCTCTGGAGCGAAGTAAAAAAAGGATTAAGTCCCTCTGATTTCAACATTCATACAGTACCAGAACGGATCAACCAGCTGGGCGATATTTTCGGAGGAGTTTTAGGTTCTGGCATTGATCTGGAAAAATGTCTGGAAAAGCTTAAATCCGGCTCGTAA
- a CDS encoding hybrid sensor histidine kinase/response regulator, giving the protein MLDQKPDIKILLVDDREDNLLSIEAVLGQDKYLYSRANSGRQALKILLKEQDFSLILMDVQMPDLNGFETATMIYDREKLKNIPIIFITAHDYGDENMYKGYKAGAVDYIFKPINADLLKAKVSVFIDLYKKNNQLRLQEQKLKAINNELEERVRQRTEELLKKNIELESKNLELNKINYDLDNFVYTASHDLKGPIANLEGLIHMLNRKLKDKITDEELQLFNMIHMSISKFNHTIKDLTEITRVQKDMNEELEYISFAEITDDIKRDIQKLIDESNAVVVENFGVDKIMYARKNLRSILYNLITNGIKYRSSDREAEITISTYQEEDFIVLSVQDNGLGLNPNQQSKLFNMFKRLHTHVEGSGIGLYIVKRIVENSGGRIQVESEPGKGTTFRVYFKKALATNGTPVMSR; this is encoded by the coding sequence GTGTTGGACCAGAAGCCTGATATAAAAATACTACTTGTAGACGACCGGGAGGATAACCTTTTATCCATCGAAGCAGTACTGGGACAAGATAAATACTTGTATTCCAGGGCTAATTCAGGCAGGCAAGCCCTTAAAATCCTGCTTAAAGAACAGGATTTTTCCCTCATCCTGATGGATGTACAAATGCCTGATCTGAATGGATTTGAAACAGCTACCATGATCTATGACCGGGAGAAGCTCAAAAATATCCCTATTATTTTTATCACTGCCCACGATTATGGCGACGAAAATATGTATAAAGGTTATAAGGCAGGTGCGGTAGATTATATATTCAAACCCATTAATGCCGATCTGCTGAAAGCCAAAGTATCTGTTTTTATTGACCTCTATAAAAAGAATAACCAGTTGCGGCTGCAGGAGCAGAAGCTGAAAGCCATCAATAATGAACTGGAAGAAAGAGTAAGACAACGGACAGAGGAATTGTTGAAAAAGAATATTGAACTGGAATCTAAAAACCTGGAACTCAACAAGATCAATTACGACCTGGATAATTTCGTATATACGGCTTCTCATGACCTGAAAGGCCCGATTGCCAACCTGGAAGGATTAATCCATATGCTCAACCGCAAACTCAAGGACAAAATCACCGATGAGGAATTGCAGTTGTTTAACATGATCCACATGTCTATTTCCAAATTCAATCATACGATTAAAGACCTGACTGAAATTACCAGGGTGCAAAAAGACATGAATGAGGAACTGGAATATATTTCTTTTGCCGAAATTACTGACGATATTAAAAGAGATATTCAGAAACTGATTGATGAATCCAATGCGGTGGTTGTTGAAAACTTTGGAGTAGATAAAATTATGTATGCCCGTAAAAATCTCCGGAGCATACTATATAACCTGATTACCAATGGCATAAAATACCGCTCCTCTGACCGGGAAGCAGAAATTACAATTAGTACTTATCAGGAAGAAGATTTTATTGTGCTCTCTGTACAGGATAATGGATTGGGGCTAAATCCTAACCAGCAATCCAAATTATTCAATATGTTTAAGCGCTTACATACCCATGTAGAAGGTTCAGGCATTGGCTTGTATATTGTAAAGCGTATTGTGGAAAACAGCGGTGGGCGTATTCAGGTAGAAAGTGAACCGGGTAAAGGCACTACATTCCGGGTATATTTTAAAAAAGCGCTTGCTACCAACGGAACCCCTGTCATGAGCAGATAA